One genomic window of Enterobacteriaceae endosymbiont of Donacia crassipes includes the following:
- a CDS encoding YebC/PmpR family DNA-binding transcriptional regulator, translated as MSGHSKWSNTRYRKKFQDNKKDKIFSKIIKELNSAIQTGKGINPQYNSKLRLVIGKALTYNMSRITINNILKKNINKENKNQLKEIYYEGYGPENIALLIKCLTNNNNRTVSFIRKILKKIGGNLKQKGAVDYMFNKQIFITYLYKNNADYVMDIAEKLKANDIILNKKNIQIIFTKKKYKFLTKEIKKFKIKPTKIELKIEPFIKKKINIFTKDKLIYLESVCKKNKDIKNFYHNAEF; from the coding sequence ATGTCTGGACATAGTAAATGGTCTAATACACGTTATCGTAAAAAATTTCAAGATAATAAAAAAGATAAAATTTTTTCTAAAATTATTAAAGAATTAAACTCAGCTATTCAAACAGGAAAAGGAATAAATCCACAATATAATTCAAAATTACGTTTAGTTATAGGAAAAGCATTAACTTATAATATGAGTCGTATTACAATTAATAATATTTTGAAAAAAAATATAAATAAAGAAAATAAAAACCAATTAAAAGAAATTTATTATGAAGGTTATGGCCCTGAAAATATTGCATTATTAATAAAATGTTTAACAAATAATAATAATAGAACCGTATCTTTTATACGTAAAATTTTAAAGAAAATTGGAGGTAATTTAAAACAAAAAGGTGCAGTAGATTATATGTTTAATAAGCAAATCTTTATTACATATTTATATAAAAATAATGCAGATTATGTTATGGATATAGCAGAAAAGTTAAAAGCAAATGATATTATTTTAAATAAAAAAAATATTCAAATAATTTTTACAAAAAAAAAATATAAATTTCTTACAAAAGAAATAAAAAAATTTAAAATAAAACCAACTAAAATTGAATTAAAAATAGAACCATTTATAAAAAAAAAAATTAATATTTTCACAAAAGACAAATTAATTTATTTAGAATCTGTATGTAAAAAAAATAAAGATATTAAAAATTTTTATCATAATGCAGAATTTTAA
- the aspS gene encoding aspartate--tRNA ligase: MIKKIFCGEINKNFLNKEIILYGWVQNYRNLGKLIFINLKDREGIIQAVFKPEYKIAYNIANTLRNNFCVKIKGKIVKRAKNNNNIKLSTGEIEIIVFDIFILNKSKSLPIDINMHNTEEIRLKYRYLDLRQFKMIKNLKLRSNIMFYIRNFLEKNKFLNIETPILTNSTLEGSRDYLVPSRITKHHFYALPQSPQIFKQLLMISGLDRYYQIAKCFRDEDLRSDRQPEFTQIDIEMSFIKSNIFRLFIEKMIFYIWKKIKNVSLNKFKVFTFQESMEIFGTDKPDLRNKLKLVNLSNFFIKTNKKRIVSINIKNKYISNIKLKDLNKYILYINKYGTNDLNVFKVYKNKLINLFNKKNTYFLNLNQYETQNIIIKNNAYDNDIIFIGTEYLYDNISSMGYLREKLGKDLNLIKDKIYYPLWIIDYPLFKKDKIGNLVSMNHPFTSPKDYSVNNLYNLLEQNPQQIISNSYDLVINGYEIGSGSMRINNYKIQKKIFNILKISQINQQKNFGFFLEALKFGTPPHIGIALGLDRLVMLLANTNNIRDVIAFPKTTSANCLLTHAPNKIDNYLLKDYGLSYIF; this comes from the coding sequence ATGATAAAAAAAATTTTTTGTGGTGAAATTAATAAAAATTTTCTTAATAAAGAAATAATTCTTTATGGATGGGTCCAAAATTATAGAAATTTAGGAAAATTAATTTTTATTAATTTAAAAGATAGAGAAGGTATAATTCAAGCAGTTTTTAAACCTGAATATAAAATAGCTTATAATATAGCAAATACATTACGTAATAATTTTTGTGTAAAAATTAAAGGAAAAATAGTAAAAAGAGCAAAAAATAATAACAATATAAAATTATCAACAGGAGAAATTGAGATTATTGTATTTGATATTTTTATTTTAAATAAATCTAAATCCTTACCTATAGATATTAATATGCATAATACAGAAGAAATTAGATTAAAATATAGGTATTTAGATCTAAGACAATTTAAAATGATTAAAAATTTAAAATTAAGATCAAATATAATGTTTTATATTAGAAATTTTTTAGAAAAAAATAAATTTTTAAATATTGAAACTCCTATATTAACAAATTCTACATTAGAAGGATCAAGAGATTATTTAGTACCTAGTAGAATTACTAAACATCATTTTTATGCTTTACCACAATCTCCTCAAATTTTTAAACAATTATTAATGATTTCTGGATTAGATCGTTATTATCAAATTGCTAAATGTTTTCGTGATGAAGATTTACGTTCAGATCGACAACCAGAATTTACACAAATTGATATAGAAATGTCTTTTATAAAATCAAATATATTTAGATTATTTATAGAAAAAATGATATTTTATATATGGAAAAAAATAAAAAATGTATCTTTAAATAAATTTAAAGTTTTTACTTTTCAAGAATCAATGGAAATTTTTGGAACAGATAAACCTGATTTAAGAAATAAATTAAAACTTGTAAATCTAAGTAATTTTTTTATTAAAACAAATAAAAAAAGAATTGTTTCTATTAATATTAAAAATAAATATATATCTAATATAAAATTAAAAGATTTAAATAAATATATATTATATATTAATAAGTATGGTACAAATGACTTAAATGTTTTTAAAGTATATAAAAATAAATTAATTAATTTATTTAATAAAAAAAATACATATTTTTTAAATTTAAACCAGTATGAAACACAAAATATTATTATTAAAAATAATGCCTATGATAATGATATTATTTTTATTGGAACAGAATATTTATATGATAATATATCTTCAATGGGATATTTAAGAGAAAAATTAGGAAAAGATTTAAATTTAATTAAAGATAAAATCTATTATCCATTATGGATAATTGATTATCCATTATTTAAAAAAGATAAAATAGGTAACTTAGTTTCAATGAATCATCCTTTTACATCTCCAAAAGATTATTCTGTAAATAATTTATATAATCTCTTGGAACAAAATCCTCAACAGATAATATCTAATTCATATGATTTAGTTATTAATGGCTATGAAATCGGTAGTGGTTCTATGAGAATAAATAATTATAAAATACAAAAAAAAATATTTAATATTCTTAAAATAAGTCAAATTAATCAACAAAAAAATTTTGGTTTTTTTTTAGAAGCTTTAAAATTTGGTACTCCCCCTCATATAGGAATTGCTTTAGGATTAGATAGATTAGTAATGTTACTAGCTAATACGAATAATATCCGTGATGTTATAGCATTTCCTAAAACAACATCTGCAAATTGTTTATTAACTCATGCTCCTAACAAAATTGATAATTATTTACTTAAAGATTATGGATTATCATATATATTTTAA
- the argS gene encoding arginine--tRNA ligase: MNIKKFLSIKIHKSMIQSGIPSKYNVILRPCKKKIFGNYQINGIISAAIHLKMNPNDLAKKVVKNLKLNNILSKITISQTGYINFFLKKKWLSNQINLLMISKKLGLTENIIFKNIVVDYSSPNIAKEMHVGHLRSTIIGDSMVRILSFVGHNVIKSNHIGDWGTQFGMLIAFLKLKNKKIDFLLSDIEKLYKQAQKKYVKDINFTKLAKYYVVKLQQKDSSCLKIWKKIVNITMNYNYQLYNKLNIKLTHRDTMGESKYHDMIPNIIKDLKKKGIAVNNNGTIMIPIKGIQNKKGKLMAIIIQKQDGAYLYATIDIACIKYRYDIFKADRIIYYVDSRQNQYLNQIFQIVRNAKYVPNNLQLEHHMFGMILNKNNKPFKTREGTNIKLNYLIDESIIRAKNIILKKNPLIKTKILEDLSKKIGIGAIKYADLSKNRINNYIFSWEKMLSLNGNTSLYIQYAYVRAISLLKKANINLNNFLNLEISFISSYEFDLAISFLDFEEIIFKIVNKGIPHLLCNWLYKITVLFSSFYENCNILNIKDIKLKISRLKIVFLTSLFLKQGLYLLGIDVIKKI, from the coding sequence ATGAACATAAAAAAATTTCTTTCAATAAAAATTCATAAATCAATGATTCAATCAGGCATACCATCTAAATATAATGTTATTTTACGTCCATGTAAAAAAAAAATATTTGGGAATTACCAAATAAATGGTATTATTTCTGCTGCTATTCATTTAAAAATGAATCCTAATGATCTTGCTAAAAAAGTAGTAAAAAATTTAAAATTAAATAATATTTTATCTAAAATTACAATATCGCAAACAGGATATATTAATTTTTTTCTTAAAAAAAAATGGTTATCTAATCAAATTAATTTATTAATGATTTCTAAAAAATTAGGATTAACAGAAAATATTATATTTAAAAATATAGTTGTTGATTATTCTAGTCCTAATATAGCAAAAGAAATGCATGTAGGACATCTAAGATCTACAATTATAGGAGATTCAATGGTACGTATTTTATCTTTTGTTGGACATAATGTGATTAAATCAAATCATATTGGTGATTGGGGTACTCAATTTGGAATGCTTATTGCTTTTTTAAAATTAAAAAATAAAAAAATTGATTTTTTACTTTCTGATATAGAAAAATTATATAAACAAGCACAAAAAAAATATGTTAAAGATATTAATTTTACCAAATTAGCTAAATATTATGTAGTAAAATTACAACAAAAAGATAGTTCTTGTTTAAAAATATGGAAAAAAATAGTTAATATTACTATGAATTATAATTATCAATTATATAATAAATTAAATATTAAACTTACTCATCGTGATACTATGGGTGAAAGTAAATATCATGATATGATTCCTAATATTATTAAAGATTTAAAAAAAAAAGGAATTGCTGTTAATAATAATGGAACAATTATGATTCCTATTAAAGGAATACAAAATAAAAAAGGAAAATTAATGGCAATAATTATTCAAAAACAAGATGGTGCCTATCTTTATGCTACAATAGATATTGCATGTATTAAATATCGTTATGATATTTTTAAAGCAGATAGAATTATCTATTATGTAGATTCACGTCAAAATCAATATCTTAATCAAATTTTCCAAATAGTTAGAAATGCGAAATATGTACCTAATAATTTACAATTAGAACATCATATGTTTGGTATGATTTTAAATAAAAATAATAAGCCTTTTAAAACAAGAGAAGGAACAAATATTAAATTAAATTATTTAATTGATGAATCTATCATTAGAGCTAAAAATATAATTTTAAAAAAAAATCCTTTAATTAAAACAAAAATATTAGAAGATTTATCTAAAAAAATTGGAATAGGTGCTATTAAATATGCTGATCTATCTAAAAATAGAATTAATAATTATATTTTTAGTTGGGAAAAAATGTTATCATTGAATGGGAATACTTCTTTATATATTCAATATGCTTATGTAAGAGCTATATCTTTATTAAAAAAAGCTAATATTAATTTAAATAATTTTTTGAATTTAGAAATTAGTTTTATATCTAGTTATGAATTTGATCTTGCTATATCATTTTTAGATTTTGAAGAAATTATTTTTAAAATTGTTAATAAGGGAATTCCTCACTTATTATGTAATTGGTTATATAAAATTACAGTGTTATTTTCTTCTTTTTATGAAAATTGTAATATTTTAAATATAAAAGATATTAAACTAAAAATTAGTAGATTAAAAATTGTTTTTTTAACATCCTTGTTTTTAAAACAAGGATTATACCTTCTAGGTATAGATGTTATAAAAAAAATATAA
- the mnmA gene encoding tRNA 2-thiouridine(34) synthase MnmA, translating to MLKKKVIIAMSGGIDSSFSAWLLKKQNYQVEGLFMKNWEEDDINNTCNSKTDLYHAEIICKKLNIPLHKINFSFEYWNYVFKNFLDEYQKGNTPNPDILCNKIIKFKYFMNFAIKNLKADFISTGHYVRCKKIKNHIFLLKGLDDDKDQSYFLYTIKEKQLKKILFPIGGLKKKEVRYFAKKFKFVNAFKKDSMGICFIGKKNFPNFLNKYLTSKEGNITDINGKIIGKHKGLIHYTIGQRKRIGLGGSIFYGNEPWYVYKKDIKNNILIVIQNKENLHLYFIGLIIKKITWITNVSKIIEKTYMIKTRYRQKDINCKIISLNKNKIKVYFYTPISSITQGQSAVFYYHKICLGGGIIEKGIPLI from the coding sequence ATGTTAAAAAAAAAAGTTATAATTGCTATGTCTGGAGGAATAGATTCTTCTTTTTCTGCTTGGTTATTAAAAAAACAAAATTATCAAGTAGAAGGATTATTTATGAAAAATTGGGAAGAAGATGATATAAATAATACTTGTAATAGTAAAACAGATCTATATCATGCAGAAATTATATGTAAAAAATTAAATATTCCTTTACATAAAATTAATTTTTCATTTGAATATTGGAATTATGTTTTTAAAAATTTTCTTGATGAATATCAAAAAGGTAATACACCAAATCCAGATATTTTATGTAATAAAATTATTAAATTTAAATATTTTATGAATTTTGCTATAAAAAATTTAAAAGCTGATTTTATCAGTACAGGACATTATGTCCGTTGTAAAAAAATTAAAAATCATATTTTTTTACTAAAAGGTTTAGATGATGATAAAGATCAAAGTTATTTTTTATATACAATAAAAGAAAAACAATTAAAAAAAATTTTATTTCCTATAGGCGGTTTAAAAAAAAAAGAAGTAAGATATTTTGCAAAAAAATTTAAATTTGTTAATGCATTTAAAAAAGATTCGATGGGAATTTGTTTTATAGGTAAAAAAAATTTTCCTAATTTTTTAAATAAATATTTAACTTCTAAAGAAGGTAATATAACAGATATAAATGGCAAAATCATAGGAAAACATAAAGGTTTAATTCATTATACCATAGGACAAAGAAAACGAATCGGATTAGGTGGATCAATATTTTATGGAAATGAACCATGGTATGTATATAAAAAAGATATTAAAAATAATATTTTAATTGTTATACAAAATAAAGAAAATTTACATTTGTATTTTATTGGATTAATAATAAAAAAAATTACTTGGATTACTAATGTTTCTAAAATAATAGAAAAAACATATATGATTAAAACTAGATATCGTCAAAAAGATATTAATTGTAAAATTATTTCTTTAAATAAAAATAAAATTAAAGTATATTTTTATACTCCTATTTCTAGTATTACACAAGGACAATCAGCTGTATTTTACTATCATAAAATTTGTTTAGGAGGTGGAATTATTGAAAAAGGAATACCATTAATTTAA
- the potA gene encoding spermidine/putrescine ABC transporter ATP-binding protein PotA: MKKKIFKKILINLINVNKSFYGKKIISNLNLSINDGEFITLLGPSGCGKTTIIRLIAGLEKVDSGTIILNNTEITKYPAEKRQINTVFQSYALFPHMSVFDNIAFGLRMQKKNYQEIITKVKKILDIVQLKNFMNSKPHELSGGQQQRVAIARAVINQPKLLLLDESLSALDYRLRKKMQNELKALQRRLGITFILVTHNQEEALSISDRIILLRNGKIEQDGTPREIYEEPKNLFVAKFIGDINIFNASILEKINNNKFKANLENFICTIKVPFNIFPGEKIHVLLRPEDLKIKKINQNTNVNTGLIGYIQEKNYKGMTLESILKLNNGKIITVSEFFNENDPYVDHPLNQKMLINWIETWEIVLPYDQNYKTY; the protein is encoded by the coding sequence ATGAAAAAAAAAATTTTTAAAAAAATATTAATTAATCTTATAAATGTTAATAAATCTTTTTATGGTAAAAAAATTATTTCTAATTTAAATTTAAGTATAAATGATGGAGAATTTATTACTTTATTAGGTCCTTCAGGTTGTGGTAAAACAACTATTATTCGTTTAATAGCTGGTTTAGAGAAAGTAGATAGTGGTACAATTATTTTAAATAATACAGAAATAACAAAATATCCAGCTGAAAAAAGACAAATTAATACTGTTTTTCAAAGTTATGCATTATTTCCTCATATGTCTGTATTTGATAATATAGCTTTTGGATTAAGAATGCAAAAAAAAAACTATCAAGAAATAATTACTAAAGTAAAAAAAATTTTAGATATAGTACAATTAAAAAATTTTATGAATAGCAAACCACATGAATTGTCTGGAGGACAACAACAAAGAGTAGCTATAGCAAGAGCAGTAATAAATCAACCAAAATTATTATTGCTTGATGAATCATTATCAGCTTTAGATTATAGATTACGAAAAAAAATGCAAAATGAATTAAAAGCATTACAAAGAAGATTAGGTATTACTTTTATTTTAGTAACACATAATCAGGAAGAAGCTTTAAGTATATCAGATAGAATTATTTTATTACGTAATGGTAAAATAGAACAAGATGGTACTCCTAGAGAAATATATGAAGAACCTAAAAATTTATTTGTTGCAAAATTTATAGGAGATATTAATATATTTAATGCTTCTATTTTAGAAAAAATTAATAATAATAAATTTAAAGCTAATTTAGAAAATTTTATTTGTACTATAAAAGTACCGTTTAATATTTTTCCAGGAGAAAAAATACATGTCTTATTAAGACCAGAAGACTTAAAAATAAAAAAAATTAACCAAAATACTAATGTAAATACAGGTTTAATAGGTTATATACAAGAAAAAAATTATAAAGGTATGACTTTAGAATCTATATTAAAACTTAATAATGGTAAAATTATTACTGTAAGTGAATTTTTTAATGAAAATGATCCTTATGTTGATCATCCACTCAATCAAAAAATGTTAATTAATTGGATTGAAACATGGGAGATTGTATTGCCTTATGATCAAAATTATAAAACATATTAA
- the potB gene encoding spermidine/putrescine ABC transporter permease PotB, producing MKIIKHIKKIIIFLIISWLLLFIFLPSIILIIISFLKKDNYDSIILYFSLNNYLKLFNDLYIKVFINTLFISLITTVICFLIGYPFAWCLTKISAKKKSLMLFFLFLPFWVNSLIRIYCLKIFLGINGWLNNILLYLKIIHYPIHIIYTPSAIILGLVYILLPFMIVPIYSSFEKLDKFYIEAAKDLGAKSWKIFFYIVIPLTTSGIIAGCLLVFLPSMGMFYISDLMGGSKNLLIGNIIKNQFLYIRDWPLGAATSNIITLFTGIFLILYFKIINFLSKKEFKKNV from the coding sequence ATCAAAATTATAAAACATATTAAAAAAATTATAATTTTTTTAATTATTAGTTGGTTATTATTATTTATTTTTTTACCTAGTATAATACTAATTATTATTAGTTTTTTAAAAAAAGATAATTATGATTCAATAATACTTTACTTTTCATTAAATAATTATTTAAAGTTATTTAATGATTTATATATTAAAGTATTTATAAATACTTTATTTATTTCATTAATTACAACAGTAATATGTTTTTTAATAGGTTATCCATTTGCATGGTGTTTAACTAAAATATCTGCAAAAAAAAAATCTTTAATGTTATTTTTTCTATTCTTACCTTTTTGGGTAAATTCTTTAATTAGAATATATTGTTTAAAAATTTTTTTAGGAATTAATGGATGGTTAAATAATATTTTACTATATTTAAAAATTATTCATTATCCTATTCATATTATTTATACTCCTAGTGCTATTATTTTAGGATTAGTATATATTTTATTACCGTTTATGATAGTGCCAATATATTCTAGTTTTGAAAAATTAGATAAATTTTATATAGAAGCAGCAAAAGATTTAGGTGCTAAATCATGGAAAATTTTTTTTTATATAGTTATTCCTTTAACTACTTCAGGAATTATTGCAGGTTGTTTATTAGTTTTTTTACCTAGCATGGGGATGTTTTATATTTCTGATTTAATGGGTGGTTCTAAAAATTTATTAATTGGAAATATAATTAAAAATCAATTTTTATATATTAGAGATTGGCCTTTAGGAGCAGCAACAAGTAATATAATAACATTATTTACTGGTATTTTTTTAATATTATATTTTAAAATTATAAATTTTTTAAGTAAAAAGGAATTTAAAAAAAATGTTTAA
- the potC gene encoding spermidine/putrescine ABC transporter permease PotC → MFKYICRIIFINVIYLWFYIPIILLIINSFNSSRFGIIWEGFSTKWYLLTINNNSLLEVTYHSLCISIITATFTTLIGLLTALSLHYYNVYIKSLINTLLFIVIISPDIVMGISLLLLFILLDFPLGFWSLLFAHITFCFPYVVINIYSRLQNFDNRIIEAAKDLGANEIIILTKIILPIIFPVIISSWLISFVLSMDDITISTFVTGPEYEILPLKIYSMAKIGITPEINVLATILIVVSLFLVIISKIILGKYKIFNEINSLLD, encoded by the coding sequence ATGTTTAAATATATATGTAGAATAATTTTTATAAATGTAATTTATTTATGGTTTTATATACCTATTATATTACTAATTATAAATTCTTTTAATTCATCACGCTTTGGAATTATATGGGAAGGATTTAGTACTAAATGGTATTTATTAACTATAAATAATAATTCTTTATTAGAAGTTACATATCATTCTTTATGTATTAGTATTATTACAGCAACTTTTACAACTTTAATTGGTTTATTAACAGCTCTATCTTTACATTATTATAATGTATATATCAAATCATTAATAAATACTTTATTATTTATAGTAATTATTTCTCCTGATATTGTGATGGGAATTTCTTTGTTATTATTATTTATTTTATTAGATTTTCCTTTAGGATTTTGGTCTTTATTATTTGCTCATATTACTTTTTGTTTTCCATATGTAGTTATTAATATCTATTCTAGATTACAAAATTTTGATAATCGTATAATAGAAGCTGCAAAAGATTTAGGTGCTAATGAAATTATTATTTTAACAAAAATAATATTACCTATAATTTTTCCTGTTATTATCTCTAGTTGGTTAATAAGTTTTGTTTTATCTATGGATGATATAACAATATCAACATTTGTAACTGGACCAGAATATGAAATTTTACCATTAAAAATCTATTCAATGGCAAAAATAGGTATTACTCCTGAAATTAATGTTTTAGCTACTATACTAATAGTAGTATCTTTATTCTTAGTAATTATAAGTAAAATTATTTTAGGTAAATATAAAATATTTAATGAAATAAATTCTTTATTAGATTAA
- the mutM gene encoding bifunctional DNA-formamidopyrimidine glycosylase/DNA-(apurinic or apyrimidinic site) lyase: protein MPELPEVEVIKNMIQPLLKGKIINYSIIRVKKLKYIIPNEIIEINNQKILNIKRRGRYILLILINNTIIIHLGMTGKLFLLNNIKNSFQYHKHDHIDLIIDNNLILRYTDIRKFGFWLWEKKNYKTNIFLKKLGFEPLTNEFNNLYLYNISKKKNLPIKILIMDNKIVTGIGNIYANESLFISNILPTRNSSTLSFKEITFLVKNIKYILSQSIKYGGSTIIDYRLPDNNIGTYSKYLYVYGKKNKLCKICYTKIIKINQRNRSTFFCYKCQK from the coding sequence ATGCCTGAATTACCTGAAGTAGAAGTTATTAAAAATATGATACAACCTTTGTTAAAAGGTAAAATAATTAATTATTCTATTATTAGAGTTAAAAAATTAAAATATATTATTCCTAATGAAATTATTGAAATAAATAATCAAAAAATTTTAAATATTAAAAGAAGAGGAAGATATATTTTATTAATTTTAATAAATAATACAATTATTATTCATTTAGGTATGACAGGAAAGTTATTTTTACTAAATAATATAAAAAATTCTTTTCAATATCATAAACATGATCATATTGATTTAATTATTGATAATAATTTAATTTTAAGATATACAGATATAAGAAAATTTGGATTTTGGTTGTGGGAAAAAAAAAATTATAAAACAAATATTTTTTTAAAAAAATTAGGTTTTGAACCATTAACTAATGAATTTAATAATTTATATTTATATAATATTAGTAAAAAAAAAAATCTTCCTATTAAAATATTAATAATGGATAATAAAATTGTAACAGGAATAGGTAATATATATGCAAATGAATCATTATTTATATCAAATATATTACCTACACGCAACTCTAGTACTTTAAGTTTTAAAGAAATTACATTTTTAGTAAAAAATATTAAATATATTTTAAGTCAATCTATAAAATATGGGGGTTCTACCATTATTGATTATAGATTACCTGATAATAATATTGGTACTTATTCTAAGTATTTATATGTTTATGGAAAAAAAAATAAATTATGTAAGATATGTTATACAAAAATTATTAAAATAAATCAAAGAAATAGAAGTACTTTTTTTTGTTATAAATGCCAAAAATAA
- the mnmE gene encoding tRNA uridine-5-carboxymethylaminomethyl(34) synthesis GTPase MnmE has translation MEKQYYTIIARATPLGQGSIGVIRISGNKVINVIKHTLKLKYIKPRYAYYLPFFYKNKIIDKGIVLWFPKPDSFTGEDILELQCHGNAILIDLLINDIITHINGVRIAYPGEFSKRAFLNKKIDLTQAEAIADIISANSKQAIFSAMNLMNGKFSLLLKNFKDLIIDMRIKIESFLEFNHENNFSIFCKKILIKIKKSLKFLIKIIQYVKNGIKIKEGIKIVLIGPPNSGKSSLMNLITNKNVSIVTDIPGTTRDILHEKIYVNSVPIEIIDTAGIRNTTNKIEVIGIEKTFQEIKNANYIFLVVEDQISENILSQIIKKYLKNFLKKIPIIIIRNKIDITNSNSEIIHQNYYVIIKLSVKNKKGISILANFINKNIVNTNSNEDQFTARARYIDSLNSINKLLIKGQKNFLKTYSLELIAEDLRLIQKDLDLITGEFTSKDLLDNIFSQFCVGK, from the coding sequence ATGGAAAAACAATATTATACAATAATCGCAAGAGCTACTCCTTTAGGACAAGGTAGTATAGGGGTTATTAGAATATCTGGTAATAAAGTTATTAATGTAATTAAACATACATTAAAATTGAAATATATAAAACCAAGATATGCATATTATTTACCATTTTTTTATAAAAATAAAATTATAGATAAAGGTATTGTATTATGGTTTCCTAAACCTGATTCTTTTACTGGAGAAGATATTTTAGAATTACAATGTCATGGTAATGCAATATTAATTGATTTATTAATCAATGATATAATAACACATATTAATGGTGTGAGGATTGCATATCCAGGAGAATTTTCTAAAAGAGCTTTTTTAAATAAAAAAATAGATTTGACTCAAGCTGAAGCAATTGCTGATATTATTTCTGCTAATTCTAAACAAGCTATTTTTTCTGCAATGAATTTAATGAATGGTAAATTTTCATTATTATTAAAAAATTTTAAAGATTTAATTATTGATATGAGAATAAAAATAGAATCTTTTTTAGAATTTAATCATGAAAATAATTTTTCTATTTTTTGTAAAAAAATTTTAATAAAAATAAAAAAATCATTAAAATTTTTAATAAAAATTATACAATATGTAAAAAATGGAATAAAAATTAAAGAAGGAATTAAAATAGTGTTAATTGGACCTCCTAATTCTGGAAAATCTAGTTTAATGAATTTGATTACTAATAAAAATGTTTCTATAGTAACTGATATTCCTGGTACTACTAGAGATATTTTACATGAAAAAATTTATGTTAATTCAGTACCAATAGAGATTATTGATACAGCAGGCATTAGAAATACTACAAATAAAATTGAAGTTATAGGTATAGAAAAAACATTTCAAGAGATAAAAAATGCAAATTATATATTTTTAGTAGTAGAAGATCAAATATCAGAAAATATTTTATCTCAAATAATTAAAAAATATTTAAAAAATTTTTTAAAAAAAATTCCTATTATTATTATACGTAATAAAATTGATATTACAAATAGTAATTCAGAAATCATTCATCAAAATTATTATGTAATTATAAAATTATCTGTAAAAAATAAAAAAGGAATATCTATTTTAGCAAATTTTATAAATAAAAATATTGTGAATACTAATAGTAATGAAGATCAATTTACCGCTAGAGCAAGATATATAGATTCTTTAAATTCTATTAATAAATTATTAATTAAAGGACAAAAAAACTTTTTAAAAACTTATTCATTAGAATTAATAGCTGAAGATTTAAGATTAATACAAAAAGATTTAGATTTAATTACCGGAGAATTTACTTCTAAAGATTTATTAGATAATATTTTTTCACAATTTTGTGTTGGTAAATAA